A region of Larimichthys crocea isolate SSNF chromosome X, L_crocea_2.0, whole genome shotgun sequence DNA encodes the following proteins:
- the fitm1l gene encoding fat storage-inducing transmembrane protein 1, producing MFLNTLLVVLTDLAARFLGSTVFRQHFHLFLSAVVMFGPTLSFWVSQHSVFAKRSHFLYRMFLRSGWGWTCVFVGSFVFLLSFSIRRSLSLCMRHLSRLVVAGGLWVGFCKLLDLLENTTGSCYEPLLSGLEVANGQPLLVLREGESKSMCLRAGMLWRGYEVSEDVFLLCLCCLLLAEETAVFGPYLSLGGISGAPLRILFLFCVILLSLWIFLLLCLLAYFPQFPTQLLGGALGCLSWRGLYQGWYRWGPSWFCPGRPGLGLLNTKTNCSEEQNAKLNHDHSN from the exons ATGTTCCTCAACACGTTGCTGGTGGTCCTGACGGACCTGGCTGCCCGGTTCCTGGGTAGCACTGTGTTCCGGCAGCACTTCCACCTGTTTCTGTCAGCAGTGGTGATGTTCGGCCCTACATTGAGCTTTTGGGTCTCCCAACACAGCGTCTTTGCTAAGAGAAGCCACTTCCTCTACAG GATGTTCTTGCGCTCCGGTTGGGGCTGGACCTGCGTCTTTGTTGGCTCCTTcgtcttcctcctttccttctccattcgtcgctccctctccctctgcatGCGTCACCTCTCCCGGCTCGTGGTGGCGGGTGGATTGTGGGTTGGTTTCTGTAAACTCCTAGACCTTCTGGAGAACACTACAGGAAGCTGCTATGAACCATTACTCTCTGGTCTAGAAGTTGCCAACGGGCAGCCTCTGTTGGTTCTGCGAGAAGGGGAGAGCAAGTCCATGTGCCTCAGAGCTGGGATGCTGTGGAGGGGGTATGAAGTTTCAGAGGATGtattcctcctctgtctgtgctgcCTTCTGTTGGCTGAGGAAACGGCAGTGTTTGGCCCTTATCTGAGCCTTGGTGGGATTTCAGGTGCCCCCCTGAGGATCCTCTTCCTGTTCTGTGTTATCCTGCTCAGCCTTTGGatctttctgctgctctgtcttttaGCTTACTTCCCTCAGTTCCCCACACAGCTGCTAGGGGGCGCTCTGGGGTGCCTGAGCTGGAGAGGACTGTACCAAGGCTGGTACCGCTGGGGCCCCAGCTGGTTCTGCCCTGGGAGGCCTGGACTGGGACTACTCAACACCAAGACCAATTGTTCTGAAGAA